The nucleotide window TGCGGCGAATCCACGAGGGTCACCCGCGTGGATTCGGGCGTCGTCACCGACTTCAGCGGTCGCTGGAACGACACCGACTCGCGCCTCGTGGCCGAGTCCATGGTCAAGGAAGCCCTGGACAACCCCTGGCTCGCCAAGTACAGGAGCGCGAAGGGGCGGCAGCCCGTGGTCGTCGTCGGCACCATCCTCAACCGGAGCAGCGAACACATCAACGTCCAGACCTTCGTCTCCGACCTGGCGCGCGAGCTGACGAATTCGCAAAAAGTCACGTTCGTGGCCGGCAAGGCAGAACGGGAGGAACTCCGCGAAGAACGCCGCGCGCAAGCCGAGCAGGCCCGCGAGGACACGCAAAAATCGCCGGGCAAGGAGATCGGCGCCGACTTCATGCTGAAAGGCAATATCTCCACGATCGTGGACGAATCCGAGGGCGTGCGCGCCATCTTCTATCAGGTGGATTTGGAGATGATCGATCTGGAAAACAACGTGAAGTCCTGGTTCGGACAGAAGAAGATCAAAAAAGTCGTCGAACGGAAACGCACGGTTTTTTAGGCCCGCCTGTTCGTGAGTCCGGCCATGTCATCCTCGGCCTCTCCGGCTCGGACAGTGTCCGGCCCGCCCTCGCGGTTTCGGCTCTCCGCCATAGCCGGCCTCCTCGGGCTCCTGCTCGTGACCGGCTGCACCTCCCCCAGCACCCG belongs to Nitrospirota bacterium and includes:
- a CDS encoding penicillin-binding protein activator LpoB codes for the protein MFVLAVATATTGCGESTRVTRVDSGVVTDFSGRWNDTDSRLVAESMVKEALDNPWLAKYRSAKGRQPVVVVGTILNRSSEHINVQTFVSDLARELTNSQKVTFVAGKAEREELREERRAQAEQAREDTQKSPGKEIGADFMLKGNISTIVDESEGVRAIFYQVDLEMIDLENNVKSWFGQKKIKKVVERKRTVF